In the Haliaeetus albicilla chromosome 7, bHalAlb1.1, whole genome shotgun sequence genome, one interval contains:
- the LOC138686042 gene encoding feather keratin Cos1-1/Cos1-3/Cos2-1-like produces the protein MIKASPAPHSLIHFSCLHLLGSQVHLQPHDMSCCDQCQPCQPCGPTPLANSCNEPCVRQCQNSTVVIEPSPVVVTLPGPILSSFPQNTVVGSSTSAAVGSILSCDGVPINSGCCDLSCITSRYCGRRCPPC, from the exons ATGATaaaagccagcccagctcctcacTCTCTCATCCACTTCTCTTGCCTCCATCTCCTTGGAAGTCAG gTACACCTCCAGCCCCACGACATGTCCTGCTGTGAccagtgccagccctgccagccctgcggccCGACCCCGCTGGCCAACAGCTGCAAtgagccctgtgtcaggcagtgccagaACTCCACCGTCGTCATTGAGCCCTCTcccgtggtggtgaccctgcccggccccatcctcagctccttcccgcaGAACACCGTTGTGGGCTCCTCCACCTCCGCTGCTGTtggcagcatcctcagctgTGACGGAGTGCCCATCAACTCTGGGTGCTGTGACCTCTCCTGCATCACCAGCCGCTACTGCGGTAGAAGGTGCCCCCCCTGCTAA
- the LOC138686039 gene encoding feather keratin Cos2-3-like, whose protein sequence is MATRAHQQGWRVVLGQVHLQPHDMSCYNQCLPCRPCGPTPLANSCNEPCVRQCQNSTVVIEPSPVVVTLPGPILSSFPQNTVVGSSTSAAVGRILSCDGVPINSGCCDLSGISRRY, encoded by the exons ATGGCGACGCGTGCCCATCAACAGGGATGGAGAGTGGTCCTGGGGCAG GTGCACCTCCAGCCCCACGACATGTCCTGCTACAACCAGTGCCTGCCAtgccggccctgcggcccgaCCCCGCTGGCCAACAGCTGCAAcgagccctgtgtcaggcagtgccagaACTCCACCGTCGTCATTGAGCCCTCTcccgtggtggtgaccctgcccggccccatcctcagctccttcccgcaGAACACCGTTGTGGGCTCCTCCACCTCCGCTGCTGTTGGCAGGATCCTCAGCTGTGATGGAGTGCCAATCAACTCCGGGTGCTGTGACCTCTCTGGCATTTCCAGACGCTACTAG